The Acanthopagrus latus isolate v.2019 chromosome 11, fAcaLat1.1, whole genome shotgun sequence genome segment TTAACAGCTTAAAAATATTAACTTAATTACAGTAACTGGTCatgataatatttcaatttgatattatttttagATAGTTTCTATAAAAATTGCCTCAGATTAATTGTTTGTTGCAGGGAATACACAGCCCCATAGTTAAAACGAGTGCCCAACCTCCACACACATCAGTTCTGGCTCCATCTAGGGGTGAGCGTCGGGAATACAAGTGAGATCAACGCCGAGGTCAACAAGGCACAAATGACTTCTGCCATTTATCAATGTGACTTTTGGAACAACGGCTTTATTCTGCAGGATCCAAGCTGCTGACTTCTGCACTGGGTGTCGCATATTTAAGGAGTCTTCGCCCATGACATCATGGAGTTGATTCCGTATGCACACACTGTGCTTGTTTGCCTTTGGAAGTTTATGAGGCAGAGAGAAGGGAGTGGATAAGGgctgtgaggagggaggaggtaagagggaggggaggatggagtGAGTCCAGGCcgctggctgctggctgctgctggctgctgctgctgctgctgctgcactagAAGACACTGTCAGCAGCGACGCAGCTGAGCTCTGCACGCAGATGTGTGAGGGCTCTGCAGAGAACTGACGACTAACATGTTAACCAGGAGATCAGACCATCAAGAAGAGAGGAGACTGAGCAGATAGGACGAagacaccagagagagagacagagagagacagagagagaatattGATCAGGTCTGGAGATGAACAGCTGCCAACTGTGGGGTAAGAACTCTGATCACTGACTCTCACAGAACATCTTTCATTCACAGTATGATAGAAACACTGTTGTGTTAGTCGAACGTGCTGGGTGAATACCTTGCatacctgtctgtgtgtgtcagcctttGTGCAGTTGTATCCACATGTTTGCACTCATGTCCGCTGAGTGTGTGTACTTACGTTAACAGTGTGATAAATCACCTCCCCGAAACAAGGTagatgtgttaaaaatgtcttatcCGTCctattttaaactttttctcATGGACCTTTTCACATGTCCGAGAGGTTAATGGGAGACCTGTGTCTGACATCAATTACTAACACCTAGAGGCCATCACACAGGCTGCCATTGCTCGAAGTGGATACAGACGTTGTTAGTGAAGGATGTCCAAACACAGTCTTTGCTTTTACAGCTCCACCTGTCCAAGACAAGGACAAACCACGAGTTCCTAGTTGGACCTAAATGTCTTGGATTTAATAagaaagacaaactgcagagtttcaaaaatagcaattttttaaaaaaatcaaagatgCGTTGTGTAACTTCATTTAActaacagttttgttttagaGTCCTGTATTCTTGAACTGCAGGACGTCTGTGATCTTTTCGTTTGCGCCCCATCATAACTCAAAATACAAGCTTGCTTTGCtggaacaaaaatgtaaataaatggcTTTGTAGTGCATTTAAATCTCATGCTAGCTCTTGCAAACTGTTATTCCTTGCATCAAGAGCTCTGTTTGTTGACAGGACTTTAAAAAAGCTACACAGAAcccctttttttgttgatatttccccctttttttattgattaatgtGTGTGCAAGTGCATTTCAGCGTGCATTTATTGTGTGCCCTCATGCAAATTtacaagtttgtgtgtgtgtgtgcgtgtcagtgtttgtgttgaaagagGACCGTGTCTTTTAATAATAGCTATTTGACTAATGCTGACATCATCTCAGCAGAGCGGAATTGGCGGGCGGGGTGTCTCCCTCGCAGGACCTCACACTGGCTCTGTGACCAGATCGTTACCCTCAGAATCAAAAACATGCTACACTAGCGACGCAGAGACGCTGTGTGCTTGTTTTAAGTGGTGTGTCTGCGTggtacttcctgtttgtctccccAGTGTTTACTGTCTCATGTTGCGCACATAATTTGTCTGATGTCACTGACGGACGGAGAAAGCTTGTGAGGCCAAcgctgcaataaaaaaaaaaaaaaagacactctTATTTTTAAAGACAGACGAGGGGATGCACACATGTTCCGACGCCCCCACCGATCAGAAAACAGCCAAAGAGCAGATGCAAAACTCACTTTCTCACACCCACATGGGCAGATATGCAAAGAACAAGCATATGGTAATCATAAAATCCACCGGTCTTTAcgtgttttctgtgtctttgcGGACGCCCTACAGATTTGCTTGTAGAACAACTTGCTGGCGAGCTTCCACACATggctttattgtgaaatgtttgaGCATCTGAGAGGTCGCCAGATTGGATTCAAGTGTTTAGCAGCTCATTCATCGCTGCACGATTTCCATCAACGTTATTATTTGAGGGGGATTACTCTGAGGGGATCGTGTCcctggctctctctctgtctctctccgtgCAACTTAAATGTATAACGTTTCTGCCATTGCTTCATGATTAGGTTCCCCTGACAGAAGTTGAGCTGGATCTTATGTCATAACTAGGGAATGTTTTGGCAACAAAGACGACTTGGACGAGAGACAAGGGTTTCGTTAGAGGTCTCACATGCGATACCGCTGGCGGATGagaacatcagtgtgtgaaacGCAGTCAAACAGCAATTGCTCCTCATTACAAGAGCCACATCTGGCCTCATGCTGCATTTGATCTaaaaatttgatttattgatacGCTTTTGTTCTGTCTGCGCccatgacaacagaaataagTGTTTCATAGCAGATAACAGCTCCCCATTGTCATTCTGTCTTATGGTCATTTTTTATCTTTCCCCTTTGCTCTAATTATCTGTAAACGATAAAAAGTTTAATTGCGTTTCTTAAATTCTAACATCAGTGTGGAAGCATGTCCTCTAACAGTTGTTGTCTGCAATTACAGATGTGAAGATGTGGGCGTTGATGGGAGCAGTCTGTCTGTGCCAGTGCGTCTTTGGACAGCTCTTTGACACCAAACTGAAAGGAGCACCGCGTCTGATCTGCAGCGTCGCAGGGTCACCGGGCCTGCCTGGAAAACCCGGTCCCAGTGGGCCCCCGGGAGCTGATGGGAATGTGGGTATCCCGGGAAGAGATGGCAGAGATGGCAGGAAGGGTgaaaagggagagaagggagactCAGGTATATATTGAAACATAACAGATACAGCAGTAGTTTATGTGTCTAATGCTGCGTGCAGGAGGAAAGCTGGCATGGGAAAGTTTCCTGAGCTGACAGCTGCGGTGGAGAAGATGAGCTGATGAGGAAAAACTCATTCACACTGGTTATGAAACGCAGTGTCAGAAACACTATGCCAGAGTTGTTTAGTAGAGCTCCCACTGCATTCTAATCTGCAGGCTTAAAGATGACATGTGTAATCATGCCGCAGGCCTCTGACTCCCCCAAAAGAACATGATCATGACGGACAGTGCAGAAGGTGTTTTACATGTAAACTACACCTTCTGTGCAAATATCttacttaaaggagacatatcatcctcattttcagattcaaaatgtaattttgtgttaCTGCTAGAACaagtttacatgctttaatgttgaaaaaacacattagttttctcatattgtccagagctgcagcaccgtattccccttctgtctgaaacggttttagctcctgtctctttaaggtcaagtctgctctgattggtcagctcacacacacctgagcaggCACTGCTAACAAAATAAGAGCAGCTGTACTTAATCAATTACCAGGTGCCAAACTGGCCGTTgcattaattatgcaaatgtatgacatggtgacataatgtgatgtcacaaagtcacagaaatagAGGTAGGACTACTGACGAGGAGTTTCAGGAGCCATGTTTTCTGAgcgagagaggagcttctgacctttttaactttcaagacctttaacatgcacaataacctttataaaacactgaaggggagggaaagaataaaaaagccTAATAGGTCTCCTTTACGGAACCATTCTCAACTCAATGTTCCCTTACTTGGCCTTTTTCTAGAGCTTTCAAACATAGGTGGGGTGAAAGCAACCAAATATAACTTTTTGTAGAAAAGACGCTAACCCAAAGTGTCAACACTTGATGATCTACGGATGAGACTCAACTGTAAACTATCTTTCTTAAGGAAATTATTCTCTCAAATAATATCTCCCAAGCCAAAAAATAATCTCCATGCTCCAATAAAGGTCTGAGATTCAAAAATCTCAGTACATATATAATTCAAAACCACAAGCTTACAGGAGTTTGACCTTAAGTTCAGCACTGAGTAGATTTATACAGTTCGTTCGACACAAACAACTTAACATTGATGTTCACAGCTTggtaaaaatgttcttttagtATTCAGATGGTGAAAAACAAGTCATGTAAGCCTGAGTAAGGCTAGTGAAAATAGGAGCATGCACATATTGGAGCCAAAAAAGGGCAGCTGCTGagttgaaaatgaacaaaacataaaacagagagacacagagaggcgCGCTGCTCTTCATCAGGCTGAGCAGCGCAGCTTGAAACGTCACTACTTCGATGCATTAAATACTTTGGATGTTGGAGATAAAGCTGCTTAAAATTGCAAAAGTATTTGGAATGATTGCGTCTCACCCGGCTTCACCCAGATTCACTGTACCGATTTCATCTTCACAGCCTGAATAAATCTGTCAGTGAGAAATAAACGTCATGCACCTGTGTTTTCCATTATGTGTAGACGTAGGAATGCAACTACACACCTTCACTGCTCCTGCACAGGCATTTCACAGTGTTTCCATTGCTGCAGGGCATTTATTGTGCGGATGCAGTCAACTGGATATAAGGATGAATAAAGCCAAAACTGTGGCTGCACTCCAGGGGTGACTTAATACATGACACTGGGTGGGGTTTGGTGTTTTCATTGACTTGTCCTTTGAAATTCAGGTTCAACGAGAGCAGCAGAAACTGATTCATACGGCAggaaattgaaaaataaaataatgaaccgTGCAGAAATGATTCCATcatgttttttctgctgtttcaggGTTAAAGGGCAGAGTTGGCCCGACAGGTAAGATTGGAACCCGAGGTGAACGTGGACCCGCTGGGAAACGAGGCCCTACAGGAGAGAACGGAGATCTGGGCTTTCCTGGCCCCGCAGGCCGTGACGGGCAGAAGGGCGATAAAGGGGAAAGGGGGCCACGTGGAACAGCAGGGATCTGCAAGTGTGGCAGCCTGCAGCCTAAATCTGCCTTCTCTGTGGGAATCACCAGCAGCTACCCCACAGAGAAAACCCCCATCAAGTTCAACAAGGTGCTATATAACGAGGGCGGACACTACAACACACAGACGGGCAAGTTCATCTGTGCATACCCAGGCGTTTATTATTTCTCCTATGACATTACGCTGGCCAACAAACACCTGGCCATTGGTCTGGTGCAGAATGGTCAGTATCGCATCAAAACGTTCGATGCCAACACGGGGAACCACGACGTGGCGTCTGGGTCCACCGTGATGTACCTGAACCCAGAAGACGAGGTGTGGCTGGAGATCTTCTTCGATGATCAGAATGGATTATTTGCAGACCCAGGCTGGGCCGACAGCTTGTTCTCTGGCTTCCTTCTCTACGCAGACACAAACTATTTTGACATACTGGCAGAGGACTATGCATAACACTTGGGAAACATAAAAGAGGGACTGCTAGTCACTgttttttattacacattttatatatttttttatacaaatgtttGTACTGCTAGTGTTACTGTTACTATAGAGACTTATTGACTGATTTGAAATTATGTTATTTAATAAAGCTTGAAGtagtttcagatgttttttgttttgagtggaAGTTGGATcaaataacttaaaataaacATCGTGACACGTAGAGTTTGGTCTGAGTGTCCCCCTTTGCAAAACCTGAAGCATGTGTGGGACAAAGATGTTGCAAAATACGATTTGAAGAGTCAAAACAGGTCAGCCGTGATGTTTTCACTGgcaagagagacaaaaacaccagCTGGAGGGAAGGACACCGTTTTGCTCTTGCGCTTTTCTCGCTTCTCGGATTCCGTAGAAGGCGGGTCGTTCGCCGGCAAGTTGTTTGATTGACAGTCCGTTGGACCTATAGAAACCTGAGATTGACGGAAGTGCTGTTAGGATGCATCGGTGCTAATAGTCAAGGTAGGTTGAGAAGTAGTTTATCTCGTTACTAGGCAGCGATAACGGTGCTGGTTTAGTAAGCACTCATGGGAAATATCCTGTGCATAAAATAACggttattttaatttattaagcAAATTCACTGGTTTTAATAAAGACTATGCCACAACAACAGTGGACATAGTCGGGTCGCTTTTTTCATTAGTTTGCTAAGTTAACGCACTGAAGGGAAAACTATCACCGCCACCCTGGCCTCCCCAAGGTAA includes the following:
- the LOC119028727 gene encoding complement C1q tumor necrosis factor-related protein 7; translated protein: MNSCQLWDVKMWALMGAVCLCQCVFGQLFDTKLKGAPRLICSVAGSPGLPGKPGPSGPPGADGNVGIPGRDGRDGRKGEKGEKGDSGLKGRVGPTGKIGTRGERGPAGKRGPTGENGDLGFPGPAGRDGQKGDKGERGPRGTAGICKCGSLQPKSAFSVGITSSYPTEKTPIKFNKVLYNEGGHYNTQTGKFICAYPGVYYFSYDITLANKHLAIGLVQNGQYRIKTFDANTGNHDVASGSTVMYLNPEDEVWLEIFFDDQNGLFADPGWADSLFSGFLLYADTNYFDILAEDYA